A genomic segment from Cyprinus carpio isolate SPL01 chromosome A4, ASM1834038v1, whole genome shotgun sequence encodes:
- the LOC109068031 gene encoding solute carrier family 35 member E3-like → MSSAMATRLSDLFGNNRIVAGLLVNLLSSICIVFINKWIYVHYGFPNMTMTLIHFVVTWLGLFICQKMDIFSPKSLRPSKIILLALSFCGFVVFTNLSLQSNTIGTYQLAKTMTTPVIIVIQTLYYRKTFSTKIKLTLVPITLGVVLNSYYDVKFNLLGMIFATLGVFVTSLYQVWVGAKQHELQVNSMQLLYYQAPMSSAFLLVLVPFFEPLTGEGGIFGPWSFQALVMVLLSGVIAFLVNLSIYWIIGNTSPVTYNMFGHFKFCITLLGGYVLFQDPLALNQGLGILCTLSGILAYTHFKLAEQEEGKSKLTQRP, encoded by the exons ATGAGCTCAGCTATGGCGACGCGACTCTCCGACTTGTTTGGAAACAACCGGATAGTTGCAGGACTGCTGGTCAACTTACTGTCTTCGATCTGTATAGTGTTCATTAACAAGTGGATCTATGTGCACTATGGCTTTCCCAACATGACCATGACTCTCATTCATTTCGTAGTGACCTGGCTGGGGCTGTTCATTTGCCAGAAGATGGATATATTCTCCCCCAAGAGTCTCAGACCGTCTAAAATCATCCTGCTGGCTCTGAGTTTCTGTGGGTTTGTTGTTTTCACCAATCTGTCTCTCCAAAGCAACACTATAGGAACATATCAGCTGGCCAAGACCATGACAACACCTGTGATCATAGTCATCCAGACCTTGTACTACAGAAAGACATTTTCCACAAAGATTAAACTGACTCTT gtGCCGATCACTTTAGGAGTCGTACTGAACTCTTACTATGACGTGAAGTTCAATCTTCTTGGGATGATCTTTGCCACACTTGGGGTCTTTGTAACCTCGCTGTATCAAGTG TGGGTCGGTGCTAAGCAGCATGAGCTTCAGGTGAACTCTATGCAGTTACTGTATTATCAAGCGCCCATGTCTTCAGCGTTTCTCTTGGTCCTGGTGCCATTCTTTGAACCCCTTACCGGAGAGGGTGGTATCTTTGGCCCCTGGTCATTTCAGGCCCTG GTCATGGTTCTGCTGTCTGGTGTTATTGCCTTTCTGGTCAATTTGTCCATTTACTGGATCATTGGGAACACGTCTCCTGTTAC CTACAACATGTTTGGACACTTCAAGTTCTGCATCACATTACTGGGTGGGTACGTCCTCTTCCAGGACCCCTTGGCCTTAAATCAAGGTCTGGGCATCCTCTGCACTCTCAGTGGCATCCTGGCATACACCCATTTCAAACTGGCAGAGCAGGAGGAGGGCAAAAGCAAGCTCACACAACGGCCATAG
- the LOC109050259 gene encoding E3 ubiquitin-protein ligase Mdm2-like isoform X1 has protein sequence MATESCLSSTQINKVDNEKLVRPKVQLKSLLEDAGADKDVFTMKEVLFYLGKYIMSKELYDKQQQHIVHCGEDALGAILGVKSFSVKEPRALFAMINRNLVTVKNPDTPCTFSEPRSQSEPDRGPGDTDSDSRSSTSQQLRRRRRSSDPESTSAEDDPRERRKRHKSDSFSLTFDDSLSWCVIGGLHRERGNSESSDTQSNSDVGISHSEGSEESEDSDSDNFSVEFEVESIDSDAYSQNDEDSLPGENEVYEVTIIAEDEDSFDEDTEITEADYWKCAGCYELNPPLPRHCKSCWKVRPGWLPETHSNIENTSTNTQPSTEDTSITTTPSSASHDKLLPSKPSSPLPETDEGVDVPDGKCSQSPVAAKDELLSSTATGSMSDSQTLSSQPSTSSGGGSSQEETPELERFNSLEACLPATCLEPCVICQSRPKNGCIVHGRTGHLMACYTCAKKLKNRNKLCPVCREPIQSVVLTYLS, from the exons ATGGCAACAGAAAGTTGTTTAAGCAGTACTCAGATCAACAAAGTTGACAACGAAAAACTG GTAAGACCAAAAGTTCAGCTGAAAAGCCTGTTAGAGGATGCAGGTGCAGATAAAGATGTTTTCACCATGAAGGAG gttttgttttatttggggAAGTACATCATGAGCAAGGAGTTATATGACAAGCAGCAGCAACACATTGTTCACTGCGGAGAGGATGCTCTTGGTGCCATTCTCGGGGTGAAAAGTTTCTCAGTCAAAGAGCCCCG agcacTCTTTGCAATGATCAACAGAAACCTTGTGACAGTGAAAAATCCAG ATACTCCGTGTACCTTCTCTGAACCCAGGAGTCAAAGTGAACCAGATCGAGGGCCCGGG GATACGGATTCAGACTCTCGCTCATCTACCTCACAACAGCTGcgcaggaggaggagaagcaGTGATCCTG AGAGTACTTCAGCCGAAGACGATCCCAGAGAACGCAGGAAGAGGCACAAGTCAGACAGCTTCTCTCTGACATTTGATGACAGCCTGTCTTGGTGTGTGATTGGCGGTCTGCACCGGGAGAGGGGGAATAGTGAGTCCTCGGACACACAAAGCAACTCT gatGTAGGTATCTCTCACAGTGAGGGCAGTGAAGAGAGCGAAGACTCGGACTCTGATAACTTTAGTGTGGAGTTTGAGGTGGAGTCCATAGACTCTGACGCCTACAGTCAGAATGATGAGGATTCATTGCCAGGAGAGAACGAG GTGTATGAAGTCACAATCATTGCTGAGGATGAAGATTCGTTTGATGAGGATACTGAGATAACTGAGGCA GACTACTGGAAGTGTGCCGGATGTTATGAGCTCAACCCTCCTCTTCCTCGGCATTGCAAAAGCTGCTGGAAAGTCCGACCCGGTTGGCTTCCAGAAACACACTCCAACATAGAAAACACCTCCACTAACACTCAACCCAGCACAGAAGACACCAGCATCACCACAACTCCCAGCTCAGCCTCACATGACAAACTGCTTCCTTCCAAACCCTCAAGCCCTCTTCCAGAAACAGACGAAGGAGTGGACGTACCCGACGGCAAGTGCTCGCAATCTCCTGTTGCCGCTAAAGACGAACTTCTCTCCTCCACTGCCACCGGCTCTATGAGTGACTCTCAGACCTTGTCATCGCAGCCCTCAACCTCCTCTGGTGGCGGCAGCAGTCAGGAAGAGACCCCAGAGCTGGAGCGCTTCAACAGCCTAGAGGCCTGCCTGCCCGCCACTTGCCTTGAGCCCTGCGTCATCTGTCAAAGTCGCCCCAAGAATGGCTGCATCGTCCACGGAAGAACTGGACACCTTATGGCTTGCTACACTTGCGCCAAGAAATTAAAGAACCGGAACAAGTTGTGTCCGGTGTGCCGAGAGCCCATTCAGTCAGTTGTGTTGACCTATCTGAGCTGA
- the LOC109050259 gene encoding E3 ubiquitin-protein ligase Mdm2-like isoform X2 has product MSKELYDKQQQHIVHCGEDALGAILGVKSFSVKEPRALFAMINRNLVTVKNPDTPCTFSEPRSQSEPDRGPGDTDSDSRSSTSQQLRRRRRSSDPESTSAEDDPRERRKRHKSDSFSLTFDDSLSWCVIGGLHRERGNSESSDTQSNSDVGISHSEGSEESEDSDSDNFSVEFEVESIDSDAYSQNDEDSLPGENEVYEVTIIAEDEDSFDEDTEITEADYWKCAGCYELNPPLPRHCKSCWKVRPGWLPETHSNIENTSTNTQPSTEDTSITTTPSSASHDKLLPSKPSSPLPETDEGVDVPDGKCSQSPVAAKDELLSSTATGSMSDSQTLSSQPSTSSGGGSSQEETPELERFNSLEACLPATCLEPCVICQSRPKNGCIVHGRTGHLMACYTCAKKLKNRNKLCPVCREPIQSVVLTYLS; this is encoded by the exons ATGAGCAAGGAGTTATATGACAAGCAGCAGCAACACATTGTTCACTGCGGAGAGGATGCTCTTGGTGCCATTCTCGGGGTGAAAAGTTTCTCAGTCAAAGAGCCCCG agcacTCTTTGCAATGATCAACAGAAACCTTGTGACAGTGAAAAATCCAG ATACTCCGTGTACCTTCTCTGAACCCAGGAGTCAAAGTGAACCAGATCGAGGGCCCGGG GATACGGATTCAGACTCTCGCTCATCTACCTCACAACAGCTGcgcaggaggaggagaagcaGTGATCCTG AGAGTACTTCAGCCGAAGACGATCCCAGAGAACGCAGGAAGAGGCACAAGTCAGACAGCTTCTCTCTGACATTTGATGACAGCCTGTCTTGGTGTGTGATTGGCGGTCTGCACCGGGAGAGGGGGAATAGTGAGTCCTCGGACACACAAAGCAACTCT gatGTAGGTATCTCTCACAGTGAGGGCAGTGAAGAGAGCGAAGACTCGGACTCTGATAACTTTAGTGTGGAGTTTGAGGTGGAGTCCATAGACTCTGACGCCTACAGTCAGAATGATGAGGATTCATTGCCAGGAGAGAACGAG GTGTATGAAGTCACAATCATTGCTGAGGATGAAGATTCGTTTGATGAGGATACTGAGATAACTGAGGCA GACTACTGGAAGTGTGCCGGATGTTATGAGCTCAACCCTCCTCTTCCTCGGCATTGCAAAAGCTGCTGGAAAGTCCGACCCGGTTGGCTTCCAGAAACACACTCCAACATAGAAAACACCTCCACTAACACTCAACCCAGCACAGAAGACACCAGCATCACCACAACTCCCAGCTCAGCCTCACATGACAAACTGCTTCCTTCCAAACCCTCAAGCCCTCTTCCAGAAACAGACGAAGGAGTGGACGTACCCGACGGCAAGTGCTCGCAATCTCCTGTTGCCGCTAAAGACGAACTTCTCTCCTCCACTGCCACCGGCTCTATGAGTGACTCTCAGACCTTGTCATCGCAGCCCTCAACCTCCTCTGGTGGCGGCAGCAGTCAGGAAGAGACCCCAGAGCTGGAGCGCTTCAACAGCCTAGAGGCCTGCCTGCCCGCCACTTGCCTTGAGCCCTGCGTCATCTGTCAAAGTCGCCCCAAGAATGGCTGCATCGTCCACGGAAGAACTGGACACCTTATGGCTTGCTACACTTGCGCCAAGAAATTAAAGAACCGGAACAAGTTGTGTCCGGTGTGCCGAGAGCCCATTCAGTCAGTTGTGTTGACCTATCTGAGCTGA